The Peribacillus simplex genome contains a region encoding:
- the abc-f gene encoding ribosomal protection-like ABC-F family protein, with the protein MLFLKANDLKKSYGNREVLSVDSLHLYSHDRVGLVGRNGEGKTTLLSILAGVRVPDTGHIESYGTVSYIPQIEENEQEISGELTSIWKLPNENQEIISGGESTRRKIAAALSSNADVLIADEPTSHLDISGMEQLEKDLKSFNGAILLTSHDKAFLNHLCTTIWEVEQGKVTVYEGNYEAYIKQKQAKTEKENKQYEEYTREKNRLKQAAQNLQAKSDSIRKAPKRMGNSEARLHKRSSGKQKAKLNRSAEAIETRIEKLAKKEKPREDSPIIFDISEFPSLHSKRVIRFNGCSLKIGSRMLKQHIFGDVPLACRLAINGHNGSGKTTLLKKIVERHPDLYVAKPAKIGFFAQQQENLNESKTILENILEDSPYNKAFIRTLLSRLAFKGNDVHKQVSLLSGGERVRASLAKVFLGNYNVLVLDEPTNYLDIQTKEALTEVLKAYPGTIVFVTHDRSLIQSLSTHSLSFEDEPPRVCAINQKSTKSAALEDGHQDKQAELLMVEVQLIETLGKLSSVMKEEEKAELDREYLQLLNKKKELED; encoded by the coding sequence ATGTTATTTTTAAAAGCGAATGATTTAAAGAAAAGTTACGGGAACCGTGAAGTTCTTTCCGTTGACTCACTTCATCTTTACAGCCATGACCGTGTTGGTTTGGTTGGCAGGAATGGAGAAGGTAAAACGACCTTGCTTTCTATTCTAGCGGGCGTGAGGGTACCCGATACCGGTCATATAGAAAGCTATGGAACAGTCAGCTATATCCCGCAAATTGAAGAAAATGAACAAGAAATAAGCGGGGAGTTAACGAGCATATGGAAACTGCCCAATGAGAATCAAGAAATCATAAGCGGCGGCGAGAGTACTCGAAGGAAAATCGCCGCAGCTCTGTCCTCCAATGCGGATGTATTGATTGCGGATGAACCTACCAGCCATTTGGATATATCCGGAATGGAACAATTGGAAAAGGATTTAAAGTCTTTTAATGGCGCTATTTTGCTTACTTCACATGATAAAGCTTTCTTAAATCATCTGTGTACAACAATATGGGAAGTCGAGCAAGGCAAGGTAACTGTATATGAAGGGAATTACGAAGCGTATATCAAACAAAAGCAAGCAAAAACAGAAAAGGAAAATAAGCAATATGAAGAGTATACCCGTGAAAAGAATCGGTTGAAACAGGCTGCACAAAACCTCCAAGCCAAATCTGATTCAATCAGGAAAGCCCCTAAACGAATGGGCAATTCAGAAGCAAGGCTCCATAAACGGAGCTCCGGGAAACAGAAGGCGAAATTGAACCGTTCTGCTGAAGCGATTGAAACCAGAATCGAAAAATTGGCAAAAAAAGAAAAACCGAGGGAAGATTCCCCTATAATCTTTGATATTTCAGAATTTCCATCTTTGCATAGCAAAAGGGTCATTCGATTTAATGGCTGTTCCCTGAAAATCGGGTCAAGGATGCTGAAACAGCATATTTTTGGAGATGTCCCGCTAGCTTGCCGACTCGCCATCAATGGTCATAATGGTTCAGGAAAAACGACATTATTGAAAAAGATAGTGGAGCGGCACCCAGATTTATATGTCGCGAAGCCAGCAAAGATTGGATTTTTTGCCCAACAACAAGAAAATTTGAATGAAAGTAAAACGATACTAGAAAATATATTGGAGGACAGTCCCTACAATAAAGCCTTTATTCGTACGCTATTATCCCGATTAGCTTTTAAAGGAAATGATGTTCACAAACAAGTATCACTTTTAAGCGGTGGGGAAAGAGTCAGGGCATCCCTGGCAAAAGTCTTTTTGGGAAACTATAATGTACTGGTTTTGGATGAACCTACAAATTACCTGGATATTCAAACTAAAGAGGCTTTAACCGAGGTGTTAAAAGCATATCCAGGAACCATCGTTTTTGTGACTCATGATCGTTCATTGATTCAATCGCTTTCAACACATTCCCTTTCATTTGAAGATGAACCTCCGAGAGTATGTGCTATCAATCAGAAATCAACTAAATCGGCTGCGCTTGAAGACGGTCATCAAGATAAACAGGCTGAACTTCTTATGGTTGAAGTGCAACTCATCGAGACACTTGGGAAGCTGTCCAGTGTTATGAAGGAAGAGGAGAAAGCGGAATTGGATAGGGAATACCTCCAACTCTTGAACAAGAAAAAGGAGCTTGAGGATTAA
- a CDS encoding dihydrofolate reductase family protein, giving the protein MAELVYHVAVSLDNFIADQAMLDGNINQSFFLFEGDHVPDFLSDIQQYEAVLMGSKTYEFGFQFGAKPGEPGYKGLKHYIFSSSLQFESNGEVELIEGNAVAFIESLKQQGDGKLWLCGGGELAGTLLKHKLIDQLVLKVNPVIIGEGIPLFGSVKPSLKLDLVDMKQYPNGVIKPTYNIIYT; this is encoded by the coding sequence GTGGCAGAATTGGTATATCATGTAGCGGTTTCACTGGACAATTTCATTGCCGATCAAGCAATGTTGGATGGGAATATCAATCAATCTTTTTTCTTATTTGAAGGAGATCATGTCCCAGACTTTTTATCCGATATCCAGCAATATGAAGCGGTGTTGATGGGAAGTAAAACATATGAATTTGGATTTCAATTCGGAGCTAAACCGGGTGAACCGGGCTATAAGGGCTTGAAACATTATATATTTTCGAGCTCCCTTCAGTTTGAATCGAATGGGGAGGTAGAACTTATCGAAGGAAACGCCGTAGCGTTTATTGAAAGCCTCAAGCAGCAAGGTGATGGAAAGCTATGGCTTTGCGGGGGAGGAGAATTGGCTGGAACGTTATTGAAACATAAACTCATTGATCAATTGGTGCTGAAAGTGAATCCAGTCATAATCGGTGAAGGCATCCCTCTTTTCGGCAGCGTTAAGCCAAGTCTAAAATTAGATTTAGTTGACATGAAACAATATCCAAACGGAGTGATTAAACCTACATATAATATTATTTATACTTAG
- a CDS encoding mandelate racemase/muconate lactonizing enzyme family protein: protein MFIERIEIHAVHLPLKEPFVISYETYKHMPSIIVKLIADNGLVGYGEAVPDEHVTGETFFATFEVLKHVLLPAVKQENPFNLEKIHDIMNSAIIGNPSAKAAIDIACHDLMGKSAKLPIYDLLGGKFHESLSFAKVLSIDEPGIMAEKAQEALKLGYSSLKLKVGWDIESDIERIAAVRQKVGKKVPIRVDANQGWGTFANALPAVEALEPLNLSWLEQPIRMGDIDGLAELKGKTTIPLMADESIHNGTHLLEIIKKNAVDKINIKLMKCGGIYQAIQLAKTAEAAGISCQIGSMVESSIGSAAGYHTAISRKNITSTELTGPLLFSLDIGNLDYEIPYVHLTKEPGLGIVINEEVLEQLTIKKELV from the coding sequence TTGTTTATTGAACGTATCGAAATTCATGCCGTTCATTTGCCATTAAAAGAGCCATTTGTCATTTCCTATGAAACATACAAGCATATGCCATCTATTATCGTAAAATTAATAGCAGATAACGGGCTGGTGGGGTATGGTGAGGCAGTGCCTGATGAACATGTAACCGGGGAAACGTTTTTTGCGACATTCGAAGTACTAAAGCATGTCCTTTTACCTGCAGTAAAGCAGGAAAACCCATTTAATTTAGAAAAGATTCACGATATCATGAATTCCGCCATCATTGGAAACCCCTCAGCAAAAGCGGCTATTGATATAGCTTGCCATGACCTGATGGGGAAAAGCGCCAAATTACCGATTTATGATTTATTGGGCGGGAAATTCCATGAATCCCTCTCTTTCGCCAAGGTATTAAGTATAGACGAACCGGGGATCATGGCTGAAAAAGCGCAGGAAGCTCTCAAGCTAGGATATAGTTCTTTAAAACTTAAAGTTGGCTGGGATATTGAGTCAGATATAGAACGGATTGCTGCTGTCCGACAAAAGGTCGGGAAGAAGGTTCCAATTCGGGTCGACGCAAATCAAGGGTGGGGGACATTTGCCAACGCACTTCCGGCAGTGGAGGCTCTGGAACCATTAAACCTTTCATGGTTGGAACAGCCGATTAGAATGGGGGATATAGACGGTCTTGCTGAACTTAAGGGAAAAACGACCATTCCACTTATGGCTGATGAAAGCATCCATAACGGAACCCATCTACTCGAAATCATTAAAAAGAATGCAGTGGATAAAATCAATATTAAACTAATGAAATGCGGCGGAATCTATCAGGCTATTCAATTGGCAAAGACAGCAGAGGCTGCAGGAATCAGCTGCCAAATCGGTTCCATGGTGGAGTCTTCCATCGGATCTGCAGCTGGGTACCATACGGCCATTTCACGAAAGAATATTACCAGTACTGAATTGACGGGCCCGCTTCTATTCAGTCTCGATATTGGGAATCTTGATTACGAAATTCCATATGTCCATCTTACAAAAGAACCTGGGCTTGGAATCGTAATTAACGAGGAAGTTCTTGAGCAATTAACGATAAAAAAAGAGCTGGTTTAA
- a CDS encoding MarR family transcriptional regulator: MKIGVIGSKYFLESISIHFPMFPEVQFISFQYDMPEESRLLIENAGKQTDLVLFSGSIPFYYGYEKVKRGLLEAIYVPFDELTVALSLLSISHREQVTINEISIDLPDRKRLMNVLEESEIVEELLCVKDYPWIYKREEITQTLNIAEFVQFHSNLHKEGKTHIALTSIHAVYQELQRLSIPSRFMVQPKHTLVDSLTRAISLLKLKKTEESQIAVISIQDYQQNANESERLLNFLQKLSKRLQARVSLEYCNPYLIYTTRGALQAFESGIYDEIIGQMEQEFQSLFQIGIGYGYTIQEAEKHSAQALFFTNKFLRNKTVVCLVDEDQKLKGPLFEGNHKVELKNEDEAIQKLASELKMSAKNIKMIQQFISINHFRAFSAAELEEYMSCTRRSAERFVKRLTEGGCLTRVGEEHPYGQGRPRNLYVPEEKFKKITEN, translated from the coding sequence ATGAAAATCGGGGTAATAGGCTCAAAGTATTTTTTGGAATCCATATCAATCCACTTTCCCATGTTTCCTGAGGTACAATTCATTTCCTTTCAATATGACATGCCGGAAGAAAGCCGTCTATTAATAGAAAATGCGGGAAAACAAACCGATCTAGTACTGTTTTCAGGTTCCATACCTTTTTATTACGGATACGAAAAAGTTAAAAGGGGTTTATTGGAAGCTATTTATGTCCCATTTGATGAATTGACAGTTGCGCTTTCGTTGTTATCGATTTCTCATAGGGAACAGGTTACCATAAATGAAATCTCAATAGATTTACCGGACAGAAAAAGGTTAATGAATGTATTGGAAGAATCGGAAATTGTTGAAGAATTACTATGTGTGAAAGATTATCCTTGGATATACAAGAGGGAAGAAATTACCCAGACACTAAATATAGCCGAATTCGTTCAATTCCACAGCAACCTGCATAAAGAAGGAAAAACACATATTGCATTAACGAGCATACATGCTGTATATCAGGAGCTTCAAAGACTGTCCATTCCTTCCAGATTTATGGTCCAGCCCAAACACACCTTAGTAGACAGTCTTACAAGAGCTATCTCCTTATTAAAACTAAAGAAAACGGAAGAATCCCAGATTGCTGTCATTTCCATTCAAGATTATCAACAAAACGCTAATGAAAGTGAACGATTATTAAATTTTTTACAGAAATTGAGTAAGAGATTACAGGCTCGTGTTTCACTTGAATACTGTAATCCATATTTGATTTATACTACACGCGGTGCATTGCAGGCATTTGAATCAGGTATATATGATGAAATTATCGGACAAATGGAACAAGAATTTCAATCCCTCTTCCAAATTGGCATTGGATATGGATATACGATTCAAGAGGCGGAAAAACATTCGGCTCAGGCACTGTTTTTCACCAATAAATTTCTTAGGAACAAAACGGTAGTTTGCTTGGTGGATGAAGATCAAAAACTCAAGGGACCATTATTCGAAGGGAATCACAAAGTGGAATTGAAAAATGAAGATGAAGCCATTCAAAAATTAGCCAGTGAACTAAAAATGAGTGCAAAAAATATAAAAATGATTCAACAGTTTATTTCGATAAACCATTTTCGGGCTTTTTCTGCAGCAGAGCTGGAGGAATACATGAGTTGTACCAGACGATCGGCAGAAAGATTTGTTAAAAGACTTACTGAAGGAGGCTGTCTAACCAGAGTTGGAGAGGAACATCCATATGGGCAAGGAAGACCCCGCAATTTATATGTACCTGAGGAAAAATTCAAGAAAATTACTGAAAATTAA
- a CDS encoding antibiotic biosynthesis monooxygenase family protein, which yields MFANTPEPPYYACIFTSKRSDKDAARYNSTAEFMVELAAQQDGYLGVESVRDPNGLGITVSYWKSLDAIKLWKENAAHKKAQEKGMKDWYSSYSTRICKVERDYTSQ from the coding sequence ATGTTTGCAAATACTCCCGAACCACCCTATTACGCTTGTATTTTCACATCTAAAAGAAGCGATAAGGATGCTGCAAGATATAATTCAACCGCTGAATTCATGGTTGAACTTGCTGCCCAACAAGATGGCTATTTAGGAGTGGAAAGCGTAAGAGATCCAAACGGTTTAGGAATTACCGTATCCTATTGGAAGTCCCTGGATGCCATAAAGCTTTGGAAAGAAAATGCTGCTCACAAAAAAGCACAGGAAAAAGGGATGAAGGATTGGTACTCGTCATACTCAACCCGAATTTGCAAGGTGGAAAGAGATTATACAAGCCAGTGA
- a CDS encoding aldo/keto reductase: MQRVNLTEDFSLSRIVHGMWRLADWRFSTDEILALIEHGVDRGITTYDHADIYGSYTCEEIFGKALALKPSLRDKMEIVTKCGIVLQSENRPSHKSHHYDTSKPHIMKSVEQSLMNLKTDYIDLLLIHRQDPLMDPAETAEAFNQLKESGKVRNFGVSNFKKPQWDMLQSYLEYPLVTNQLELSAYNLENFEDGTVNLCQQTGVAPMAWSPLAGGSIFEESNEKAARLRKMLEIVKEEIGANGIDEVMYAWLLRHPATIIPIVGSGKKERLDSAIDSLNLSMEKEQWFNILTSSMGHDIP; encoded by the coding sequence ATGCAAAGAGTCAATCTAACTGAAGATTTTAGTCTTTCACGCATTGTACACGGTATGTGGAGATTGGCAGATTGGAGATTTTCTACAGATGAAATCCTAGCTCTTATTGAACATGGGGTGGATCGGGGCATCACTACATATGATCACGCCGATATATATGGCAGCTATACGTGTGAGGAGATTTTTGGGAAAGCACTTGCATTAAAGCCATCTTTACGCGATAAAATGGAGATCGTTACGAAATGCGGCATAGTTCTTCAATCAGAAAACCGTCCATCACATAAAAGTCACCATTATGACACTAGTAAACCCCATATAATGAAGTCTGTTGAACAATCTCTAATGAATCTTAAAACGGATTATATTGATTTATTGCTTATCCATCGTCAGGATCCCTTGATGGACCCGGCGGAAACGGCTGAAGCGTTTAATCAATTAAAAGAATCAGGAAAGGTCCGTAACTTTGGAGTATCGAACTTCAAAAAACCGCAATGGGATATGCTTCAATCTTATCTTGAATATCCCCTTGTGACGAATCAACTGGAGCTTTCTGCATATAATCTTGAAAACTTCGAGGACGGAACCGTTAATCTATGTCAACAAACGGGCGTGGCTCCTATGGCATGGTCACCTCTTGCAGGAGGAAGCATCTTTGAGGAATCGAATGAAAAGGCTGCCCGATTAAGAAAAATGTTAGAAATCGTAAAAGAAGAAATCGGTGCTAACGGAATAGATGAAGTGATGTATGCATGGCTATTGAGACATCCTGCAACAATCATTCCGATTGTTGGATCCGGTAAGAAAGAACGGTTGGACAGCGCCATTGATTCACTAAACCTAAGCATGGAAAAAGAGCAATGGTTCAATATTTTAACCAGCTCGATGGGACATGATATCCCGTAA
- a CDS encoding GNAT family N-acetyltransferase — protein sequence MEKVFPLIETRRLILREVTIEDAGDMFKYLSDTDVVKPMGLDPCQTVNDVWDEIKWYESIFQEGTGIRWGITLKESGKVIGSCGFLNMVTKHHRAEIGYELSKDHWGKGIASEALEAVVMYGYRHFHLERIEALIEPDNHPSQKLVEKQGFRREGLLRHYEYTCGKFDDLYMYSLIKEDFNDIIHCEKR from the coding sequence ATGGAGAAGGTATTTCCGCTTATTGAAACACGACGATTGATATTAAGGGAAGTAACAATAGAAGATGCGGGTGATATGTTTAAATATTTATCTGATACGGATGTAGTGAAGCCAATGGGGCTAGATCCATGCCAAACAGTCAATGACGTATGGGATGAAATTAAGTGGTACGAATCTATATTCCAGGAAGGTACGGGAATCAGATGGGGAATTACATTAAAAGAATCCGGTAAGGTTATAGGAAGTTGCGGTTTTCTTAATATGGTCACCAAACACCATCGAGCTGAAATTGGATATGAATTAAGTAAAGATCATTGGGGAAAAGGCATTGCTAGTGAAGCATTGGAAGCCGTTGTTATGTATGGTTATCGCCACTTTCACCTGGAAAGGATTGAAGCGTTAATTGAACCTGATAATCACCCATCCCAAAAACTCGTGGAAAAACAAGGATTTAGAAGAGAAGGATTGCTAAGGCATTATGAATATACATGTGGCAAATTCGATGATTTATATATGTACTCACTCATAAAAGAAGATTTTAATGACATTATTCATTGTGAAAAACGCTAA
- a CDS encoding response regulator transcription factor, with product MKRYNILIVEDDLMIGDLLKKILQREEYNVRWMKGGKDIIDIIHGMDLVIMDVMLPGDDGYQITRKVNSLGLNIPVIFLSARNDIESKLQGLTIGEDYMTKPFDPRELLLRMQKLLDNQYGTFTQIKHIYIDAEHKKVFNNDLHNEVVFTAIERKIFFYLYENRDRILTKEHFFEYLWQLEERNQNIINVHIKKVRTKINDNNGEIIQNIYGEGYRLNTYIKK from the coding sequence ATGAAAAGATATAATATTTTAATTGTTGAAGATGATTTGATGATTGGTGATTTATTGAAAAAAATTTTGCAACGCGAAGAATACAATGTACGTTGGATGAAGGGAGGAAAAGATATTATAGATATAATCCATGGGATGGATTTAGTCATTATGGATGTTATGCTGCCAGGAGATGATGGCTATCAAATTACAAGGAAAGTAAATAGTCTAGGATTAAATATTCCAGTTATTTTTCTATCCGCCCGAAATGATATCGAAAGTAAACTCCAAGGTTTGACAATTGGCGAGGATTATATGACTAAGCCTTTTGATCCCAGGGAGCTATTACTAAGAATGCAGAAATTGCTGGATAATCAATATGGCACTTTCACGCAAATCAAGCATATATATATAGATGCCGAACATAAAAAAGTATTCAATAATGACTTGCATAATGAAGTGGTTTTTACTGCGATAGAGCGTAAAATATTTTTCTATTTATATGAAAATAGGGATCGGATCTTAACGAAAGAACATTTCTTTGAATATTTATGGCAGCTCGAAGAAAGGAATCAAAATATCATTAATGTTCATATAAAAAAAGTTAGAACAAAAATCAATGATAACAACGGTGAGATCATCCAAAATATATATGGGGAAGGGTATAGATTGAATACCTATATAAAGAAATGA
- a CDS encoding ATP-binding protein, which produces MKLKKKYQLLLFIAVISVPFILLLISILMSVIYDLAFKTKNDDIPFHESFAYPTMLGVFILSLLLLAFLFSKSINSLLNKINILNETIRNLASDKEIPNKLEIKSNDEIGKLTKSVNLLIERTTYRELELKQQEEMKKELLNKLRHDINTPLTAIKLQLFYLEGQYTGQVPLLQSLYQQIDYISELTNEYKIQSTDALDNSYILNDEVNMHELIEMMVKKWDYLYNMHGIELIYHPLNGELEWISNDLWLQRLFDNVFQNVLNHSRADKLVITIENDGVIIKDNGIGFDIDRKSKGLGLNIIEDIAKTLHIKYNLQSNESGTSFCFTVEKTI; this is translated from the coding sequence ATGAAATTAAAGAAAAAATACCAGCTATTATTATTTATCGCCGTTATTAGCGTACCATTTATATTACTGTTAATCAGTATCCTTATGTCAGTCATTTATGATTTGGCCTTTAAAACCAAAAATGATGATATTCCTTTTCATGAATCTTTTGCATATCCTACAATGCTGGGGGTATTTATTTTATCATTGTTATTGTTAGCCTTCTTATTTTCCAAATCTATTAACTCACTATTAAATAAAATCAATATATTGAATGAAACCATCAGGAATTTAGCCAGTGATAAGGAGATTCCGAATAAATTAGAGATTAAAAGCAATGATGAAATCGGGAAATTAACTAAATCGGTGAACTTATTGATTGAAAGAACGACCTATCGGGAATTGGAACTAAAACAACAGGAGGAAATGAAAAAGGAACTCCTGAATAAATTAAGGCATGACATCAATACACCTTTAACAGCAATAAAATTACAATTGTTTTATTTAGAAGGTCAATATACGGGTCAAGTTCCACTATTGCAATCACTATATCAACAAATTGATTATATTTCCGAATTAACAAATGAATATAAAATTCAATCCACAGATGCGTTAGATAATTCTTATATCTTAAATGATGAAGTGAATATGCACGAATTAATAGAAATGATGGTTAAAAAATGGGACTATTTGTATAACATGCATGGTATTGAATTAATATATCACCCATTAAATGGAGAGTTGGAATGGATAAGTAATGACTTGTGGCTTCAAAGGTTGTTCGATAACGTTTTCCAAAATGTGTTGAATCACTCGAGGGCTGATAAACTTGTGATAACCATCGAAAATGATGGAGTCATTATCAAGGATAATGGTATTGGTTTTGATATCGATCGTAAAAGTAAGGGGCTTGGCTTAAATATAATTGAGGATATAGCCAAGACACTACATATAAAATATAATTTGCAATCAAACGAAAGCGGAACTTCATTTTGTTTTACAGTCGAAAAAACGATATAA
- a CDS encoding VOC family protein, with protein MKPRITVITLGVDDLEKSLKFYRDGLGFQTEGIVGKEFEHGAVAFFDLQEGLKLAIWNRRDIAHEAKVPLSPTSPAEFTLGHNVGSKEEVDIVLEKAKKAGAIVTDPAHATFWGGYSAHFQDPDGHLWEIVWNPQWDII; from the coding sequence ATGAAACCGCGTATTACTGTCATAACATTGGGTGTGGATGATTTGGAAAAATCGTTGAAATTCTATCGGGATGGCCTGGGATTTCAAACTGAAGGAATAGTGGGCAAAGAATTTGAGCATGGAGCTGTTGCCTTTTTCGACCTGCAAGAAGGCTTAAAGCTTGCCATATGGAATCGAAGGGATATAGCTCATGAGGCCAAGGTTCCTTTGTCTCCGACAAGTCCTGCTGAATTTACCCTTGGTCACAATGTAGGTAGTAAAGAGGAAGTGGATATTGTGTTGGAAAAAGCAAAAAAAGCTGGGGCGATCGTAACTGATCCGGCACATGCCACTTTCTGGGGAGGATACTCTGCACACTTTCAAGACCCTGATGGACACCTTTGGGAAATCGTTTGGAATCCGCAGTGGGACATCATTTAA
- a CDS encoding cation diffusion facilitator family transporter, with amino-acid sequence MEEQKYNDLKLGERGAIISIIAYICLSIMKLVIGYISDSAALKADGLNNTTDIIASIAVLIGLRLAQRPPDKDHGYGHWKSETIASMVASFIMFAVGVQVLIDAVASMLKGGKESPDIIAGYVGVLSAIAMYFVYRYNKKLALKINSKAVMAASKDNISDAWVSIGTAIGIFGSQLNMPWLDSLTAIIVGLLICKTAWDIFIQASHELSDGFDENKIHLYKDVITNVDGVKGIKEIKGRNYGNNEVIDVVILVNSTLDIKEAHDIATHVEKVMMKDHGVYDVHVHVEPN; translated from the coding sequence ATGGAAGAACAAAAATATAATGACCTCAAATTAGGCGAACGTGGTGCAATCATTAGTATCATTGCTTATATTTGTCTATCAATCATGAAACTTGTTATAGGATACATAAGCGACTCAGCTGCCTTGAAAGCGGATGGTTTGAACAACACGACTGATATTATCGCGTCCATTGCCGTGCTGATCGGTTTAAGGCTGGCTCAAAGACCCCCCGATAAAGATCATGGTTATGGTCATTGGAAAAGTGAAACGATTGCTTCGATGGTAGCTTCATTCATCATGTTTGCTGTTGGTGTACAAGTTTTAATAGATGCAGTTGCTTCCATGCTTAAAGGTGGAAAGGAATCACCTGACATTATTGCAGGATATGTAGGTGTATTATCAGCAATAGCCATGTATTTTGTATACCGATATAATAAAAAGCTTGCTTTAAAAATTAATAGTAAAGCCGTTATGGCAGCTTCAAAAGATAATATTTCCGATGCTTGGGTAAGTATTGGAACAGCTATTGGGATTTTCGGTTCCCAATTGAATATGCCTTGGCTGGATTCACTTACCGCCATCATAGTTGGATTATTGATATGCAAAACAGCCTGGGATATTTTCATTCAAGCTTCGCATGAACTTTCCGACGGATTTGATGAAAATAAAATTCATCTATATAAGGATGTAATTACGAATGTTGATGGAGTTAAGGGGATAAAGGAAATTAAAGGGAGAAATTACGGGAATAATGAAGTGATTGATGTTGTCATCCTTGTCAATTCTACCCTGGATATTAAGGAAGCACATGATATAGCGACCCATGTAGAGAAAGTGATGATGAAAGATCATGGAGTGTATGATGTTCATGTCCATGTTGAGCCCAATTAG
- a CDS encoding alpha/beta fold hydrolase, with protein MRKMLKVSKNIFFSFVAIIIFVAMAVFIYHNYQKGKESSLIREGTLVDFNNKGINVYSEGSGEDTYVFMSGSGIAAPVYELKGLYSEFAKENKIAVIERAGYGYSDVFRDDRDIDTILEQSRKSLMESGNKPPYFLVPHSISGIEAIYWAQKYPNEVKGIIALDIGLPHQYVTHKMGMVDSLTVRGVNILTKMGLHRLFPSAVYNPEVIRQSFLSDHEKEIYKALSYKQFFNDDMEQELIQSYSNGKKSVNLPFPKETPILFLDAIADENKNSKYTKQKNEDYEKFAQKLLKADVIKLKGTHSIYLYVPDEIYDLAMEFIK; from the coding sequence ATGAGGAAAATGTTGAAAGTATCAAAGAATATATTTTTTTCCTTCGTTGCTATTATCATATTTGTAGCAATGGCTGTTTTTATTTACCATAATTATCAAAAGGGCAAAGAATCATCATTAATTAGAGAAGGAACATTGGTTGATTTTAATAACAAGGGAATTAATGTATATTCGGAAGGCAGCGGTGAGGATACATACGTTTTTATGTCCGGTTCCGGGATTGCGGCTCCAGTTTATGAATTGAAAGGATTATATAGTGAATTTGCAAAAGAAAATAAGATTGCAGTCATTGAAAGAGCTGGATATGGATACAGTGATGTTTTTCGTGATGATAGGGATATTGATACAATATTGGAACAAAGCAGGAAATCATTAATGGAAAGCGGAAATAAACCTCCTTATTTTTTGGTCCCACACTCAATATCAGGTATCGAAGCTATTTACTGGGCACAAAAATACCCAAATGAAGTAAAGGGAATCATTGCTTTGGATATTGGTTTACCGCACCAATATGTAACTCATAAAATGGGCATGGTAGATTCATTGACTGTAAGAGGAGTGAATATTTTAACGAAAATGGGTTTGCACCGTCTTTTTCCTTCTGCTGTTTATAATCCCGAAGTGATTAGGCAATCTTTCTTAAGTGACCATGAAAAGGAAATATATAAAGCACTATCATATAAACAGTTTTTTAATGATGATATGGAGCAAGAGCTAATACAGAGTTACAGTAATGGGAAAAAATCAGTTAACTTGCCGTTTCCAAAAGAAACACCCATTTTATTTTTAGATGCGATTGCCGATGAAAATAAAAATTCAAAATATACAAAACAAAAAAATGAAGATTATGAGAAGTTTGCACAGAAACTATTAAAGGCCGATGTAATAAAACTGAAAGGGACGCACAGCATTTATTTATATGTGCCAGATGAGATTTATGATCTTGCCATGGAATTTATTAAATGA